In Xanthocytophaga agilis, a genomic segment contains:
- the treZ gene encoding malto-oligosyltrehalose trehalohydrolase: MRKPIGAFWNNGKGSFTVWAPLVSKVELEITSSDQEIGKRILPMKSEDFGYWTLEVEDVTIGDRYGYKLDDSQAYPDPASRSQPGGVQELSEVIASQSFEWYDQQWKGRPLSEMIIYELHVGTFTSEGTFDTIIEKLDYLLELGINTIELMPVAQFSGNRNWGYDGVFPFAAQNSYGGPDGLKRLVDACHQKGIAVFLDVVYNHIGPEGSCMHHYGPYFSTKYNPVWGHPFNFDEPHSDEVRNYFIENALMWLDECHIDALRLDATDHILDFGAKHFLMELSEEVKALRERNGKHYVLVAERDLNDVTVLRSFDQCGYGFDGQWLDNFHHALRTLATNDRGHYYADFGEITHLQKAFEQTYVYNGTYSNYRKRTHGVPAQAYDYSRFVVFSQNHDQVGNRLLSDRLSTQVSFDMLKVVAGTYLLSPYVPLLFMGEEYAETNPFYYFISHYDLELIQAVREGRKKEFMGFQKEGMEYLDPQSEDTFFQSKLSWKYQEGEHLEMWNYYRKLIQIRKSHPVFRNFNRENVKSWIEKDAVLLWSQDPITPEDCVLLCIANFGKSINEIALPEGTWELVLDSQLFGREDTDGISLTDPVTVSLPAESFLVYQCDLSNQKKIAM; encoded by the coding sequence AACGGATTTTGCCTATGAAGTCCGAGGACTTTGGTTATTGGACCCTTGAAGTAGAGGATGTAACTATAGGAGACCGATATGGATATAAATTAGACGATAGCCAGGCTTATCCTGATCCTGCATCCCGTTCTCAACCTGGTGGTGTTCAGGAATTATCAGAGGTTATTGCCAGTCAATCTTTTGAGTGGTATGACCAGCAATGGAAAGGAAGGCCTCTCAGTGAAATGATTATTTATGAACTGCATGTAGGGACTTTTACATCTGAAGGGACATTTGATACTATTATTGAGAAGCTTGATTATTTGCTAGAGTTAGGTATCAATACAATTGAGCTAATGCCTGTTGCACAATTCTCCGGCAATCGTAACTGGGGATATGATGGTGTATTTCCATTTGCTGCTCAAAATTCCTATGGTGGGCCTGATGGCTTAAAGAGGTTAGTGGATGCTTGTCACCAGAAAGGGATAGCTGTGTTTTTGGATGTGGTTTACAATCACATTGGTCCAGAAGGAAGTTGTATGCATCATTATGGCCCCTATTTTAGTACCAAGTATAATCCTGTTTGGGGGCATCCTTTTAATTTTGATGAACCGCATTCCGACGAGGTCCGTAACTATTTCATTGAAAATGCCTTGATGTGGCTCGATGAATGTCATATCGATGCTCTGCGTTTGGATGCTACCGATCATATTCTGGATTTTGGTGCAAAGCATTTTCTGATGGAGTTGTCTGAAGAAGTAAAAGCTTTGAGAGAGCGAAACGGAAAACACTATGTACTGGTGGCAGAACGGGATCTCAATGATGTAACGGTGTTACGTTCGTTTGACCAGTGTGGATATGGATTTGATGGCCAATGGCTGGATAATTTTCATCATGCGTTGCGTACCCTGGCTACAAACGACCGTGGACACTACTATGCTGATTTTGGAGAAATTACACATTTACAAAAGGCATTCGAACAAACATATGTATATAATGGAACTTATTCAAATTATCGGAAACGTACACATGGTGTACCTGCACAGGCATATGACTATAGTCGCTTTGTAGTCTTCTCTCAGAACCATGATCAGGTAGGAAATCGATTGCTAAGTGATAGACTTTCCACACAAGTCTCCTTCGATATGTTGAAAGTTGTTGCCGGAACGTATTTGTTATCGCCGTATGTCCCACTTTTATTTATGGGTGAAGAATACGCGGAGACTAATCCTTTTTATTATTTCATCAGCCATTATGATCTGGAACTGATACAGGCGGTCAGAGAAGGTAGAAAGAAAGAGTTTATGGGCTTTCAAAAAGAAGGAATGGAATATCTGGACCCGCAAAGCGAGGATACCTTTTTTCAGTCTAAGCTTTCCTGGAAATATCAGGAAGGAGAACATCTGGAGATGTGGAACTATTATCGCAAATTAATTCAGATACGCAAAAGCCATCCTGTATTCCGCAATTTTAATCGGGAGAATGTAAAGAGCTGGATTGAAAAGGATGCTGTACTACTTTGGTCTCAAGATCCTATTACACCTGAAGACTGTGTACTCTTATGTATAGCTAATTTTGGAAAGTCTATCAATGAAATTGCATTACCTGAAGGAACCTGGGAGCTAGTGCTGGATTCACAACTCTTTGGCCGAGAAGATACCGATGGAATTTCTTTGACAGACCCTGTCACAGTTTCATTACCTGCAGAAAGCTTTTTAGTCTATCAATGTGATCTTTCCAATCAAAAAAAGATAGCTATGTAA
- a CDS encoding sensor histidine kinase, with translation MKISQKIYIGFGFVIFFAIVDLIVNYQLSNKVIRNMEFLSRSETILRNSNRLHKSIIQMQSGLRGYLLAEKETFLDSYYAGLKEIPPIFREEREIVKGNAEQLRCLDSIAMLHTEWIEYANALIKAKQESLETTKGKEVYMELFEKKQRRGVGQQLNDVITLKFKEFDQYEYYVRNRRQQRLRDSIRYTNFVSASLAIGYITIAIITGFFVVKTITRRIYSMVSLAEKISQGTFSVIKDQENDELTHLSRSLNIMSQKLQHSFAVLTKRNQELDQFAYVVSHDLKAPLRGMYNILQWIEEDLESELSDQLKKYHTKMRGRIIRLESLINGLLQYARIGRKTESIEIVHVGQIVQEIVELLVPASCKVNLPSSMPVLQTKRLYLEQVFSNLISNAVKYSKKEDCIITIDWTDVGEYYQFSVADNGIGIAPEYHQKIFTIFQTLREKNEAESTGIGLSIVKKIVGEQEGEIWLTSQLGEGSIFTFTWPKFTSLNNN, from the coding sequence ATGAAAATTTCCCAGAAGATATATATAGGTTTTGGGTTTGTCATATTTTTTGCGATTGTGGATCTGATCGTAAATTATCAGTTATCTAATAAGGTAATTCGTAACATGGAATTTCTTTCCCGTTCCGAAACCATTTTGCGTAACTCAAACAGACTGCACAAAAGCATCATCCAGATGCAGAGTGGTTTGCGAGGATATCTTCTTGCCGAGAAAGAGACTTTTTTGGATTCCTATTATGCAGGCCTTAAAGAAATACCTCCCATATTTCGGGAAGAAAGGGAAATTGTGAAAGGTAATGCAGAGCAGTTGCGTTGTCTGGATTCAATTGCCATGTTACATACCGAATGGATAGAATATGCCAATGCACTCATTAAAGCCAAGCAGGAAAGTCTGGAAACTACAAAAGGCAAAGAAGTCTATATGGAGCTTTTTGAGAAGAAGCAACGAAGGGGAGTTGGTCAACAATTAAATGACGTTATAACGTTAAAATTTAAAGAGTTTGATCAATACGAGTATTACGTACGTAACAGGAGGCAGCAGAGGCTTCGTGATTCTATCCGATACACAAACTTTGTTTCTGCTTCGTTAGCTATAGGGTATATTACCATTGCCATTATCACCGGTTTTTTTGTTGTTAAGACAATCACCCGCCGGATCTATAGTATGGTAAGTCTAGCTGAGAAAATATCACAGGGTACATTTTCTGTTATCAAAGATCAGGAAAATGATGAACTGACCCATTTGTCTCGATCCTTAAATATCATGTCTCAAAAACTGCAGCATTCTTTTGCCGTTTTGACAAAAAGAAATCAGGAACTGGATCAGTTTGCCTATGTGGTTTCACACGACTTAAAAGCTCCTTTAAGAGGAATGTACAATATTCTTCAGTGGATAGAAGAAGATCTGGAGTCAGAACTATCTGACCAACTGAAGAAATACCATACAAAGATGCGTGGACGTATTATCAGACTGGAAAGTCTAATTAATGGACTGTTGCAATATGCCCGTATTGGTCGTAAAACAGAGTCTATTGAGATTGTCCATGTAGGCCAGATAGTGCAGGAAATTGTAGAGTTGCTGGTACCTGCCAGTTGTAAGGTAAATCTGCCATCTTCTATGCCTGTATTACAGACCAAACGTCTTTACCTGGAACAGGTATTCTCAAATCTGATAAGCAATGCAGTAAAATATAGTAAGAAAGAAGATTGTATTATCACCATAGATTGGACTGACGTGGGTGAATATTATCAGTTTTCAGTTGCAGATAATGGAATTGGGATTGCACCCGAATACCATCAAAAGATATTTACGATTTTTCAAACCCTGCGTGAGAAAAACGAAGCAGAAAGCACCGGTATCGGTCTGTCTATTGTCAAAAAAATTGTTGGCGAACAGGAAGGGGAAATATGGCTAACCTCCCAATTGGGGGAAGGCTCTATTTTTACGTTCACATGGCCAAAGTTTACCAGTTTAAATAATAATTGA
- the treY gene encoding malto-oligosyltrehalose synthase has protein sequence MNIPVSTYRVQLHREFTLRHLKEILPYLHQLGITTVYASPFFEAVPGSTHGYDVLNPHRINPELGTEEDLIEISEWLHEHRMTWLQDIVPNHMSSQTSNVWLYDVLEKGPFSPYYTFFDINWHHPKYTGQLMMPLLSKPLEELVVEGELTLTYDAKGLHLQYYEHSFPIDFRQYASVLSQINEIQSAVVVPDYFIQSAQEFAAIQPDQKLDLTSWEQFKAELDSFFQKDTNLKVLREYSGHTTKTLDLLKTQNFCLAAWQEADKSMNYRRFFTVNELICLRMESEQTFAHYHKYIKSLIDKDIIQALRIDHIDGLYAPKAYLDCLHELVGEDTYVVVEKILAPNEYIPSDWKVQGTTGYDFLSLVNRLLVSDKSIEALSEFYSQVHVLAYDFEEAVYRKKLFMLIHHMGGELDNLTEQLVQLFPEYSITDEMRSNYRQVLAYWMVSFSVYRLYLDEKTLSEDNAKQLKLVFEQAKAKAKAPALDNVFEELRPILAPEPIEATSKELRFLMRTQQFTGPLMAKGVEDTTFYMYNLLISRNEVGDTPHIEENVNTYQFHQEMQKRPLTTLNATATHDTKRGEDVRLRINVLSEIVEEWKAKVLEWQKIAEGFRFSEGGLVIPDPNDEYFLYQTLVGTYPVHIDPENENYHSRLKEYITKVMKEAKVHTNWSAPDIVYEGKAIEFVDNLLSNQAFMHSFVPFVQRVAKYGAVYSLIQTLIRLTAPGVPDTYQGTELWDFSMVDPDNRRPVNYQTRKQVLKNIVTEMDNPIYLQEKLKNVLDPSLKLFVLHKLLLLRRQYPELFLQGVYKPILTAGKHARKVTAFIREWKSQIALVVFPLEVVSLCESGCLPVGTDVWEDTYLGWPEESDTVEYVNIFTHTSIHLSSRQPIGELLSVFPIGCWIRK, from the coding sequence ATGAACATACCTGTTTCAACTTATCGTGTACAGTTGCATCGTGAATTTACACTCCGACATCTGAAAGAAATATTACCTTATCTTCATCAACTGGGAATTACTACTGTCTATGCTTCTCCTTTTTTTGAAGCAGTACCAGGTAGTACACATGGATATGATGTATTAAATCCTCATCGCATTAATCCGGAACTAGGTACAGAAGAGGACCTGATTGAGATAAGTGAGTGGTTGCATGAACATCGGATGACATGGCTCCAGGATATAGTGCCTAACCATATGTCTTCTCAAACTAGTAATGTTTGGTTGTATGATGTACTGGAAAAAGGACCTTTTTCGCCTTACTATACCTTTTTTGATATCAACTGGCACCATCCTAAATATACCGGACAACTTATGATGCCATTATTATCTAAACCTCTGGAAGAATTAGTAGTAGAAGGAGAACTTACACTTACATATGATGCAAAGGGACTACATTTACAGTATTATGAACATAGTTTTCCTATTGATTTCCGGCAGTATGCGTCTGTATTGAGTCAGATAAACGAAATTCAATCTGCTGTAGTTGTACCTGATTATTTTATACAATCTGCACAAGAATTTGCTGCTATTCAACCTGATCAGAAGCTGGATCTCACTAGTTGGGAGCAGTTTAAAGCAGAGCTTGATTCTTTTTTTCAGAAGGATACAAACTTAAAAGTGCTAAGAGAGTATTCCGGACATACTACTAAAACGCTGGATTTACTAAAAACTCAGAATTTTTGCCTTGCTGCCTGGCAAGAAGCTGACAAGAGTATGAATTACAGACGTTTTTTTACCGTTAATGAATTGATTTGTCTGCGTATGGAAAGTGAGCAAACTTTTGCTCATTATCATAAATATATAAAATCCTTAATAGATAAGGATATTATTCAAGCATTGCGGATAGACCATATAGATGGTTTGTACGCACCCAAAGCCTATCTGGATTGCTTGCACGAGCTGGTAGGTGAGGATACCTATGTTGTGGTAGAAAAGATTCTGGCCCCTAATGAATATATTCCCTCTGATTGGAAAGTACAAGGGACGACAGGATATGATTTTTTGTCGTTGGTGAACCGCCTTCTGGTAAGTGATAAATCTATTGAAGCACTCTCTGAATTCTATTCTCAGGTACATGTGCTGGCCTACGATTTTGAGGAAGCTGTATATAGAAAAAAATTGTTTATGCTGATTCACCATATGGGTGGTGAATTAGACAATCTGACAGAACAACTGGTGCAGCTATTTCCTGAGTATTCTATTACAGATGAAATGCGTAGTAACTATCGCCAGGTATTGGCTTACTGGATGGTCTCTTTTTCTGTGTACCGATTATATCTGGATGAGAAAACTCTGTCTGAAGATAATGCCAAACAACTCAAATTGGTTTTTGAACAGGCTAAAGCAAAAGCAAAAGCTCCTGCACTGGATAATGTATTTGAAGAACTACGTCCGATACTGGCGCCAGAACCTATTGAAGCAACCTCAAAAGAATTACGTTTTTTAATGCGTACGCAACAATTTACAGGGCCATTGATGGCTAAAGGAGTCGAGGATACAACATTTTATATGTACAATTTATTAATTTCCCGTAATGAAGTAGGTGACACTCCCCATATAGAAGAGAATGTAAATACATATCAATTCCATCAGGAGATGCAGAAGCGTCCTCTTACCACATTAAATGCCACCGCAACTCATGATACCAAACGAGGTGAAGATGTGCGGTTACGTATCAATGTGTTGAGTGAGATAGTGGAAGAATGGAAAGCAAAGGTTTTGGAATGGCAGAAAATTGCAGAAGGGTTTCGATTTTCAGAAGGAGGGCTTGTGATACCTGATCCTAATGATGAATATTTTTTGTATCAAACACTAGTAGGAACCTATCCTGTGCATATAGATCCGGAGAACGAAAATTATCACAGTCGTCTAAAGGAGTATATTACCAAAGTAATGAAGGAAGCCAAAGTACATACCAATTGGTCTGCACCAGATATAGTGTATGAAGGTAAAGCAATTGAGTTTGTCGATAACCTGCTGAGTAATCAGGCATTTATGCATTCTTTTGTTCCATTTGTGCAAAGAGTGGCAAAGTATGGGGCTGTTTATTCACTTATACAAACACTGATTCGGCTTACGGCGCCAGGCGTTCCGGATACCTATCAGGGAACAGAATTATGGGACTTTAGTATGGTTGATCCCGATAACAGACGACCTGTAAACTATCAGACCAGAAAGCAGGTGCTGAAAAATATAGTAACAGAGATGGACAATCCAATTTATCTTCAGGAAAAGCTTAAAAATGTACTGGATCCTTCGCTTAAATTATTTGTATTGCATAAACTATTATTGTTAAGACGACAATACCCTGAGTTGTTTTTACAGGGTGTATACAAACCTATATTGACAGCTGGAAAACATGCCCGTAAAGTAACTGCTTTTATTCGGGAATGGAAGTCCCAGATAGCATTGGTAGTATTTCCATTAGAGGTTGTCAGTTTATGTGAATCCGGATGTTTGCCTGTTGGAACTGACGTGTGGGAAGATACCTATCTGGGTTGGCCTGAAGAAAGTGACACAGTAGAATATGTAAATATTTTTACACATACATCTATTCACTTATCTTCCCGACAGCCAATAGGGGAGTTATTGTCAGTGTTTCCAATTGGATGTTGGATCAGGAAATAA
- a CDS encoding carboxypeptidase-like regulatory domain-containing protein gives MKFFTFVLLYIVCAVNVTLFAQTTSSSLSGRITDKNGEVLPGATVSLVHKPTNRQLGALTNADGRYNFVNLTPGGPYELTITFVSFKAEKRENIYLQLGEKQKIDFILQDESTQLEEVKVISSAGQAKIGAAIGVSKEQIQTLPTLSRSFSDFTRLTPQSSNNSFAGTNFRYNNITLDGAINNDAIGFSPSLGGLSGTANQPGSSTRSNSFSLDAVQEVQVQIAPYDVSIGNFTGGSVNAVSRSGSNEVTGSVYAFGRSSAITGHYKGSDRVNDGKISSAYHDYQTGFRIGFPIIKDKLFFFTNEEIARNQVPQFFPAGSPNYFMSQATADAIRNKLITNYGYDPGATGDYSIYANSNKFFNRIDWNITSKHQLALRNNTVISEATNLERGSSEFQFGNYDFVQKNTNISTVAELKSRFSNLISNNLIIGYTDIKDRRNPVGIIFPQIQINNVGSDPTTTGSGTVLLGTNREAGIFNMRQQTFEITDNFKWFLGNHSLTFGTHNELYSIKYNFINSWNGRYDYNSVQQFLNDQPARLRAIYSLSGDNSRDYNLNNSPAHYKVNMFSLYAQDEFTINSRFTLTYGLRADMTTVPNTPPTDAHAIFPDAYTSSVLDTQTGTTTTGNPTYTFGHTVSSISNKYFGQVYISPRIGFNYDVKGNQSIVLRGGSGIFTGRIPFAWLGYSYVNNGVNFGAFDAQPTYSGSFTSLPLTGQTSSGQSYSLLNPTTFPSVNSSIAPGLNARRELDIFDKNFKLPRMWRSNLAIDFNLPQGYKLTLEAIYTKTLQDMMIKQINLKDSVYYAAYDIEKQQPLYLQGGSTGGRVSNNFSSVYLITNTTKGYRYQLTAQIQKAYQFGLNISAAYTYGQSKDILNGIRNSPESGWQLNQNLNPNNPQLTYSNFDIRHRIVATVNYKKAWSEKLTSYISFIFTAESGSPFTWVIGSNNLTRNGQQIDLAYIPKTSDFSPSEGTGSFKMVDIKNSDGSVKVSAAQQWQDLNKFIDGNSYLSSRRGQFTERNGARTPWNNRLDVRLMQDFNFKAGTRKHTIQVSFDMINFTNLLSKTWGIVYFVPNTRSSSVNTGLTVTRSATNSSEPTYTFTTPTSTYSIDQFNSRFQGQLGLRYLF, from the coding sequence ATGAAATTCTTTACGTTTGTTTTACTGTACATAGTATGTGCAGTAAACGTGACTCTTTTTGCACAAACTACTAGTTCATCTTTAAGCGGGCGCATCACAGATAAAAATGGTGAAGTATTACCAGGTGCTACTGTTTCTTTAGTTCATAAGCCTACTAATCGCCAGTTAGGTGCATTAACCAATGCTGATGGGCGCTATAACTTTGTAAACCTGACTCCTGGCGGGCCTTATGAACTGACAATCACCTTTGTGAGTTTCAAGGCTGAAAAACGGGAAAATATTTATCTGCAATTAGGCGAAAAGCAGAAAATAGACTTCATCTTACAGGATGAATCAACGCAACTAGAAGAAGTGAAAGTTATTTCCAGTGCAGGGCAAGCCAAAATCGGAGCTGCTATTGGAGTAAGCAAGGAACAAATTCAGACTTTGCCTACTTTATCCAGAAGTTTCTCTGATTTTACGCGTCTTACTCCTCAGTCAAGCAATAACTCTTTCGCAGGTACAAATTTTCGGTATAACAACATTACTCTGGATGGAGCCATTAATAATGATGCGATTGGATTTAGTCCTTCATTGGGGGGATTAAGTGGTACTGCCAATCAGCCTGGTAGTAGTACCCGATCCAATTCCTTTAGTCTGGATGCAGTACAGGAAGTGCAGGTTCAGATTGCTCCGTATGATGTGAGTATTGGTAACTTTACAGGAGGTAGTGTAAATGCTGTATCACGTAGTGGTTCGAATGAAGTGACTGGATCTGTCTATGCATTTGGTCGAAGTTCTGCCATTACCGGGCATTACAAAGGAAGCGATCGTGTAAATGACGGAAAAATCAGCAGTGCATACCATGATTACCAGACAGGTTTCCGGATTGGATTTCCCATCATAAAAGATAAGCTCTTCTTCTTTACCAATGAAGAAATAGCCCGAAATCAGGTTCCTCAGTTTTTTCCTGCTGGTTCTCCAAATTATTTTATGTCTCAAGCTACTGCCGATGCTATTCGCAATAAGCTGATCACCAATTATGGATATGATCCAGGTGCTACAGGTGATTATTCTATTTATGCAAATAGCAATAAGTTCTTTAACAGGATTGACTGGAATATTACCAGCAAGCATCAGCTGGCTTTACGAAATAATACAGTTATCTCAGAAGCAACCAATCTGGAGAGAGGTTCATCAGAATTTCAGTTTGGTAATTACGACTTTGTGCAGAAGAACACAAACATAAGCACAGTCGCAGAACTGAAAAGCCGTTTTAGCAATCTCATCAGCAATAACCTGATCATAGGGTATACCGATATAAAGGATCGTCGGAATCCTGTAGGTATTATTTTTCCACAAATTCAGATTAATAATGTAGGTTCAGATCCAACTACAACGGGGAGTGGTACAGTATTACTGGGAACAAACCGGGAAGCGGGTATTTTTAACATGCGTCAGCAAACATTTGAAATCACAGATAATTTCAAATGGTTTCTCGGAAATCACAGTCTGACATTTGGAACACACAATGAGTTATATTCCATCAAATACAACTTCATCAATTCCTGGAATGGACGTTATGATTATAATAGCGTACAACAATTCCTGAATGATCAGCCAGCTCGTTTGCGTGCTATTTATAGTTTGAGTGGAGATAATTCACGTGATTATAACCTGAATAACTCACCTGCTCATTACAAAGTAAATATGTTCAGCTTGTATGCACAGGATGAGTTTACTATAAATAGTCGCTTTACACTTACCTACGGTTTGCGTGCAGATATGACTACTGTACCAAATACTCCACCGACAGATGCCCATGCTATTTTCCCGGATGCTTATACTTCCTCTGTATTGGACACACAAACAGGTACCACAACAACAGGTAATCCGACTTATACATTTGGACATACGGTTTCTTCTATCAGTAATAAGTATTTCGGACAGGTATATATTTCGCCACGTATTGGTTTTAACTATGATGTAAAAGGAAATCAATCTATTGTATTGAGAGGTGGATCAGGCATCTTCACAGGCCGCATTCCTTTTGCATGGCTTGGCTATTCATATGTGAACAACGGCGTAAACTTTGGCGCATTTGATGCACAGCCAACCTATTCTGGTTCGTTCACATCTCTACCTCTAACAGGGCAGACTTCTTCAGGTCAGTCCTACTCATTACTGAATCCAACCACGTTTCCGTCTGTTAATTCAAGCATTGCTCCTGGGTTAAATGCCCGTCGTGAACTGGATATCTTTGATAAGAACTTCAAGCTCCCACGTATGTGGCGTAGCAATCTGGCTATAGATTTCAATCTTCCACAAGGATATAAATTAACACTGGAAGCAATCTACACCAAGACACTTCAGGATATGATGATCAAACAGATTAACCTGAAAGACTCAGTCTATTATGCGGCGTATGATATAGAAAAACAGCAGCCTCTGTATTTACAAGGCGGTTCAACAGGAGGACGTGTATCGAACAACTTTTCCAGTGTGTATCTGATAACCAATACAACAAAGGGCTATCGTTATCAGTTGACTGCACAAATTCAGAAGGCATATCAATTTGGCTTAAATATCTCTGCCGCCTATACCTACGGTCAGTCAAAAGATATTCTGAATGGTATTCGTAACTCTCCTGAATCCGGATGGCAGTTGAATCAGAACCTGAATCCAAACAATCCTCAATTAACTTATTCAAACTTTGACATTCGGCACCGGATTGTGGCTACAGTAAATTATAAAAAGGCTTGGAGTGAAAAACTGACATCTTACATCTCATTTATTTTCACCGCTGAATCTGGCTCTCCGTTTACCTGGGTTATCGGAAGTAATAATCTGACGCGAAACGGACAACAGATAGATCTGGCTTATATTCCTAAGACATCCGACTTTAGCCCTTCTGAAGGTACAGGTTCGTTTAAAATGGTAGATATAAAAAATAGTGATGGTTCTGTAAAAGTTTCTGCTGCACAACAATGGCAGGATTTGAATAAATTTATCGATGGGAATTCCTATCTGAGTTCTCGCAGGGGACAGTTTACTGAACGAAATGGTGCCCGTACACCCTGGAACAATCGTCTGGATGTGCGTCTGATGCAGGATTTCAACTTTAAGGCGGGTACTCGTAAACATACCATACAGGTATCTTTCGACATGATCAATTTTACCAATTTGCTAAGTAAAACCTGGGGCATTGTGTATTTTGTTCCTAACACACGTAGTTCATCTGTCAACACAGGTCTTACTGTGACTCGTTCTGCGACAAACAGCAGTGAGCCAACGTATACATTTACAACACCTACTTCTACCTATTCAATAGATCAGTTTAACTCCCGCTTCCAGGGGCAGTTAGGACTCCGTTATCTGTTTTAA